A genomic region of Magnolia sinica isolate HGM2019 chromosome 6, MsV1, whole genome shotgun sequence contains the following coding sequences:
- the LOC131249568 gene encoding E3 ubiquitin ligase BIG BROTHER-related-like yields the protein MENAKESNHGNKPNEENPNPNSESEPEPESIPSSRQPSRAPFTSLSQVDADLALARTLQEQERTYMMLRMNGGDGSGYGSSDSGGYVYEDEASDDPNDDGNDAGSIDDSEDAFDVHGRAPSEDELGVEIDPSAFDSDEAYARAFQDAEEREVVFRLMALAGINDCEFTRTLVF from the exons ATGGAGAACGCCAAAGAATCTAACCATGGCAACAAACCCAACgaagaaaaccctaaccctaactccGAGTCCGAACCGGAACCCGAATCCATCCCCTCATCTCGACAGCCTTCCCGCGCGCCCTTCACCAGCCTCAGCCAAGTTGATGCCGATCTGGCCCTCGCCCGTACACTTCAAGAACAG GAAAGGACGTATATGATGCTTAGAATGAATGGCGGTGATGGAAGCGGTTATGGAAGTTCTGATAGTGGTGGTTATGTTTATGAAGATGAAGCTAGTGATGATCCGAATGATGATGGGAATGATGCTGGGAGCATTGATGATAGTGAAGATGCATTCGATGTGCATGGCCGGGCCCCCAGTGAGGATGAATTGGGTGTGGAGATCGACCCGTCAGCGTTTGATAGTGATGAGGCATATGCGAGGGCCTTTCAGGATGCAGAGGAGCGAGAAGTTGTTTTTCGCTTGATGGCCCTTGCCGGCATCAATGATTGTGAGTTCACTCGAACTCTGGTATTTTAA